The Apium graveolens cultivar Ventura chromosome 11, ASM990537v1, whole genome shotgun sequence genome has a window encoding:
- the LOC141695395 gene encoding protein FAR1-RELATED SEQUENCE 5-like: MTRSLIELFNKSGIETSKVMKFLSETKRGVENLGFSNQNVRNLVRDIRYRVFDSGDAEYGLLLLRELQENIFGNFFYRLNVDDENRVRGLVWVDPRSMNAYKNFGDVVTFDSTYRMNRYCMPFIPITGVHHNYQNILFGFALVRDETEASYKWVLRTWLEAVDNKLPRIIITDQDIALGNSIAEVMPIPQIKHTYYTWHISSKFPEKLSYLYTNYPEFKTEFNACVYKSLTPTEFEGRWKQLIEKYDLEDHAWLNDMYVIRTQWIGAYTK, encoded by the coding sequence ATGACGCGATCATTGATTGAGTTGTTTAACAAATCGGGAATTGAGACGAGCAAAGTAATGAAGTTTCTTAGCGAGACAAAGAGGGGTGTTGAAAATCTTGGTTTTTCTAATCAAAACGTACGTAATCTCGTACGTGATATTCGGTACCGAGTATTTGATTCGGGTGATGCGGAGTATGGATTACTTTTGCTACGAGAACTACAAGAAAATATTTTCGGTAATTTCTTTTATCGGCTGAATGTAGATGATGAGAATCGTGTACGCGGTTTGGTGTGGGTTGATCCTCGGTCCATGAACGCGTACAAGAATTTTGGTGATGTGGTTACGTTCGATTCAACTTACCGGATGAATAGGTATTGTATGCCTTTCATACCTATTACGGGCGTACACCACAATTATCAAAATATACTATTTGGATTTGCACTTGTAAGGGATGAGACTGAGGCATCGTATAAGTGGGTTTTGAGGACATGGTTGGAAGCCGTCGACAATAAACTGCCTCGAATAATTATTACTGATCAAGACATTGCATTGGGAAATTCCATTGCCGAGGTCATGCCTATACCACAAATAAAGCATACATATTATACATGGCATATAAGTAGTAAGTTTCCCGAGAAGTTGTCTTATTTGTACACAAATTATCCAGAGTTCAAGACAGAGTTTAATGCATGTGTGTACAAGTCGTTGACACCTACAGAATTTGAAGGTAGATGGAAGCAATTAATCGAGAAGTACGATCTTGAGGATCATGCTTGGTTAAATGACATGTATGTTATTAGAACTCAATGGATTGGTGCTTACACGAAGTAA
- the LOC141695394 gene encoding protein FAR1-RELATED SEQUENCE 5-like — protein sequence MTTTSRSESTNSFFDEYVQSSTSLKEFIENSQKALETQEVKADYNSEQLERRLVLHASLEMHASEIYTKEMFKCFQKELMKSTYYIMNSVKNNGTYMSKLYLVEKATLPENCRRKYRVTVFMYEKIECSCKKFEHSGMICKHIIRYLDKKQKIKIPESLIMGRWTMNDNKIAAPLPYAPPAIGNDGASQPLRYSALCKSFQDLAAAGSCSVSREKRYLKDAFADEDRRERTHEAKTQEDYQHDPIFDPPTSKTKGRKKIKRFKSGIETTTSKTKIKSRKCNYCGEFGGGHDARNCPLR from the exons ATGACTACAACTTCAAGAAGCGAGTCTACAAATTCTTTTTTTGATGAATATGTGCAATCATCTACCAGTTTGAAGGAATTCATAGAGAACTCCCAAAAGGCTTTGGAGACACAGGAGGTTAAAGCCGATTATAACAGCGAACAATTGGAAAGGAGATTAGTTTTGCACGCATCCTTGGAAATGCATGCATCCGAAATCTACACGAAAGAAATGTTCAAATGTTTTCAAAAGGAGCTTATGAAAAGTACATATTATATCATGAACAGTGTAAAAAACAATGGAACTTATATGTCGAAACTGTATTTGGTTGAGAAGGCTACCCTGCCGGAGAATTGCAGAAGAAAATATCGAGTGACGGTTTTCATGTACGAAAAAATTGAATGCTCGTGTAAGAAGTTTGAACATTCCGGGATGATTTGCAAACACATAATCCGTTATCTTGacaaaaaacaaaaaatcaaGATACCGGAAAGTCTCATCATGGGTAGGTGGACAATGAACGATAACAAAATTGCGGCGCCTCTTCCATATGCTCCTCCCGCTATTGGTAATGATGGTGCGTCACAACCATTAAGGTATAGTGCATTGTGTAAATCTTTTCAAGATTTAGCTGCTGCCGGTAGTTGTTCTGTTTCACG AGAGAAGAGATACTTGAAAGATGCTTTTGCGGATGAAGATCGTAGAGAAAGAACCCATGAGGCGAAAACTCAAGAGGACTACCAACATGATCCAATATTCGATCCTCCAACGTCGAAAACTAAAGGaaggaaaaaaataaaaagattTAAAAGTGGAATTGAGACGACAACTTCAAAGACCAAGATCAAGTCTCGCAAGTGCAATTATTGTGGGGAGTTCGGAGGAGGACATGATGCAAGAAACTGTCCCCTAAGGTAG